GTTGATTAATATTTTTAGCCGTTTGAGATAACTGTATCTATGAATTGATCAAAACTGCGCCACGGATCtttatcatttttctttctccactcACCTCCTTCTAATAGTTTGTTATCGGCTAAAAGTTGTTTTAGATGAGTAACCTGTTTTTACTGTCTTGACTTAAGTTAACTAACTTTAGCTTAGAGATAGTTTAAATATCTCAAAATGCTTTGAAATCAGCCAGACCCATATTAGCTCATAGCAGATTTATCTGTGCCAGTGTACAGTGGGGTCAGAAAGTTCCGCGGTTCACTGTCTGTCATTATCATGCCTAATGTCTAACACCCCTTCACAGTAGAAACTGGTTAACTTTCCTGTGTAATGAAACAGCTTTGCTCCAGTTTGTTCTTTCGTGACGGTGAAACTATCTGGCATTATGTCATGCtgatgaacaacaacaaatataaccatttcttgttttgcttgAAAGTTGTAACCATTATGAGATTCACTACAGACATTTTTAGACATCTTCAGTATATTACTGCTTAGTGATACCATGCACTGCATTGATTTGGAATTTAACCCTGATAAATTTAGTTAATACTGTACATGAGATAATTCTGAAGGAAaatccttttttcacttttattataAGGTGTTGGATCAGCAATCTGTATTATTTGAGTCTCTACATTTAATGACCTGAATCAATTTTACTGACAAAATATTTCCCTGTACATCCCTGATTTTGAAATATACAGCTTAAACTGTTCAATGAAAGAACTGTATCTcagaattattttcattattgatacatctgccaaatatttatttatttaatcaattaattgtttagtccaTCAAATGCcattaaacagtgaaaaatgtctgtcacTGTTTACTAAAGCCCAAGATAATATCACATTTCCAGTTCTATTTGACCAATAGTCTAAAAGATACTGAATTTATAACCACATAAGACAAATGAAAGCAGCAGATCCCCACAAATTACAAGATGGAACTGGAGAGCATTTGGCATGTGACCtaaatgataataatcaattatcaaaatagattCACTAGAGACTACCTTAATTTTGGCgcattttcataaataaacaataagaGGTAAACAATAGAACAATTATTACTGATAGAAATGTTGATTTTTCTAGAGGAACCAAGTGAATGAATATCAACCTTTGTTTTTATACTATTTTGAGGACACAGGAATTAATCTGTTATGAGGATGGAAAGAAGAGGTCAGCAAGAAAATCTGTAGCTGTCGCAgtcatgtgatgatgtcacagctccTCTTTATGAATAGGCTTTTGTCTAAGGAGTTATTAAATATCTGTTACCGACATCTCTACTACTGTCCTGTCAGCTCAGCTGATACTAACTGCTATTCACACTCagtctttatttataaaaagacaaatatagcTAGCTGCCTAAATtgtgctttttaaatgttgttttcctcttACTTAGCTGTTTTGGCTTCTCCACTGATGGGATGTTATTGCCATGTGATTTCTTAAAGTCACAGTTCTCTAGCCATTCACCAATGACTGCTAACAGAGTTAACTTTATTATACCAAAGAATGTGCACATGCTTTGGTGTTGTAATTAGTCTCTCATGACTTCAAACAAAGTCTGCTGAGAAGGGAAGGCACAAGTGAAGGATGTCAACCGCCCATCTTTTACTCTGTAAAGATAGTATTTTTTAGCCCGGACAAGCTTCCTGTGGCTTTTTCTCATGAGTGTTTTTATAGTGAAGACAAGTGAGCGAACCTGCTCATTAATCAGCAGTGCAAGCAGTAAACTTCAGTAGTAGCAGGCATTGTTGTGGAGATTTCTTTTAGTCAGAACCACATCTATGCAACCTATATCTCTTGGACCCTTTTCAGACCtagcattaacatctgtctcaggtgatctgatcacaagtggaaAACTGTAAGTACAGGTCTGAATGCACCCAGGATGCATTGAGGACCCATTTTAGgtctgatcactcagaccacatctGGAGGTGGTCTGAGCCACGTGTGGCTgcattcttttagcagtgtgaacataAATATGTCGTGGGCCACATAAAAGGGCCGCTTACTGACCTGATGTCCTCTGCTACAATTTAATTTGTCCCGCCACAAttcataatgaaccaaaaatattttactatttcaaatggatagaGCTGTGCACAGTGCATTGATTCGCTCACTCGTTTgccctgttttctctctctctttctctctctgtctctctctctccctccctccctctatctctctctccctcgcacaaacacattgacaacagatCTGACTGTCATACTTGgactggctaaaaacaacagcgtttatgtttatttgcatatagagtagggaagtgagatccgatcacaagtggtcattcgagacgcatgtggagacgcattttatGCCAGGTGTGACCTGAtgtacttagagctgtccacttgtgattggatcagccaagatgcatgttaatgccaggtctgaacagggccttagAAGTCCTCAAAAAACTGTCCTCTCTAAACTGGAAAGAAGCTAAATACTGTTAAAACATAGAGGTTAGTAGTGTATATACCATAAGTTATTTCTGTTGGCGCTGTTTTACAATATTTCATAAAGAGTAATAAACACTGATGACCAATAAAGCTACACTAAATATAATTGAATATATAATTTGAATGGATTTGAATATTTAGGACAGAGGAAGTTGACCTCTCATAAGGTTAATACAGATGCTTGACTGACAGAAACAATGTGGTATGCtcattttgaagttttaaaaagaGATAGTAATACTCaagcttaaaaatgtgactgtttGAACTAAAAGGCAAACCACCACTATGCTCACAGCTGGTAAGCTCAGGGATGTCTCATGTAGCCAGTCAGCTTGGTCTTAACTTCTCTCATAACAGCTACAGTGTAATCGTAAAGAGAGCACTGTAGAATCAATAACTGACTTGTCTTCATCTCAATCATACCCTTTACAGCCcagtatattacatttatacTGGATCACTCTGCAGCAACCCGTGTATGTCCAAAGCTACTGTTCACTGCCAATATCCTTTATGTAGCATGGTAAAAAGTATAGTTGTGGAGGTCGAGGTGAGAGTTGCGTATTGTATCCAACTGTTACGAGATTTCTCATTTCTCAAAATGgaagttttatccatttaaaagtAACCATTATTTTGTAACAGTTCTCATATTAAAATCCTTTCGGACAATGTAACAGTATTTTGATAAAAGCAAGACTTAAGTTAATACACTTTTAATGTCATGGCCgtgacatttattttcctaataaattatgttgataaaaacttttttttcctcagtttcaAAAAATAACTGTAACACTTCAAGATAACGATTACTGGCCTGTGATCTTGAGggttctgctttttttttaatttctctgaaTACAGGGCCGATGCTCAAGAGAAAACTGCAAGTATCTTCATCCACCTTCGCACTTAAAAACCCAGTTGGAGATAAATGGGCGCAACAATCtcatccagcagaagactgcGGCAGCCGTACTCGCCCAACAGATGCAGCTTGTGATCCCTGGACCCAGCATGCAGCCTGTGGTAAGGTCCTCATCGTGAATCCTACCCATTACTATTGTTTGTAATATGAAGGTGCTTGTCTCATTTGTATAATATAACACCTTCCCTCAAAGTCAGCTTTTTCTGTTACACAGGGACTTGGCACAAATACTGGTCTTGGTTATGGCTCATACATGACACCCTTGAGCCATGGAATGAGCCTTGTTCCCTCAGACATCCTCCCGAGCACCCAAGTTCTTGTTCCTGGGAGCCCACCTGTCACGGTCCAGagttcctcttcttcttcttcttcttcctcctcttctccctcacaGAAGCTGCAACGTACAGACAAACTAGAGGTAATCATTCGCCGCAAGGAGTGATTTCACATAAATAAGATATCAGTACTTATGCAGGCACACATAATCTGGCCAAATGCTGAGAGCTGAATTAATCTTGCTGTCTTTATAATTGCTCCTTTCAGGTTTGTCGTGAATTTCAGCGGGGAAACTGTTCAAGAGGGGAGACAGATTGCCGCTTTGCTCACCCCAGTGACAGTCCAATGATTGACACCACTGataacactgtcactgtttgcATGGACTATATCAAGAGCCGCTGCTCCAGGGAGAAGTGCAAGTATTTTCACCCACCTGCACACTTGCAGGCCAAAATCAAATCCAGTCAGCAAGTCAATCAGACAGCCATCACAGCCCAGGCCGCAGCTGCAGCCATGGTAAGACACAGCCTTTATCTTTCTGACAACTGAAAAATGTTCTAGTTTGCAAAAAATACATgatcagaaaacacattatCTTGTTAATAAAATGGAGGTGTTTGGTGTCACAGTGTTTGCCATTAAATGCCTAAATATGGAGCACTATCATTTGTAATGGCACATTTAATGTAGTGGTATAGTATATGCCCCCATGTCCCCTGATTTTATACTGAAGCCATGTGTCAGTATTGTGCTCATTTGCCATCCATAGACCATCTGCATCTTTTTTCATGTACGTAATTTTTTTGATAGTTATTTAGATCATATTTTTGTTGCATGCATTTCAGCTTGtacaaaagtgaaaaacataACTATACCTAAAAACAACTGTTTAGAGTTACACATAGAGGAGGCACCTGCCAGTCCACTCAAAAAATGAGTGTGGGTGTAGTAAATGGAGCTCCACATTCTGTGGTTTATGACACTagattcatgtgttttttttaactggtgATGTTGCTTTTGGCTAGCTCTCATAAAACCAAGTCATCCTTCATTCAACATTAAAAGATTCTGTGCCTGCCATCCATTACATTATTCTTTTAATGTGTAGAATCAGTGTATCTATTACCAAATTACATTGTGTGCATAGTTTCACTGATTGCATCACAGTAGTGGTAGTGTTTTGATCATAATGAAAAACTCTGATCAAGTAATAATAACAAGGTGatcaatatacaatataaaggGTGTACAGGATTGTACTGTATCATTGTAAATCTTGGTTGCCAAAGCTACTGATTATGCTGAACTACTAATTCAGGAATCTTAAGTCAGTGTTTCCTTCAATCAGTTCTTTTGGTTACTGTGCATGcatattgtgttttatgtggTATACTACATtcagattattttgttttgttttccccttCTCACCTATCCACAATGCTGTCCCCCATGATGCACCTCTGCTTGCTGTTACCTGTATGTTAATACGCTTGAATCCCATTGGCCCACTGCCATCATGTGCTCGCTGCCTGCTATTAAAAGACTCAGTCGACTGCCAAAGCAATGAAGCGACCCCTCGAGGCAACTGTAGACCTGGTATTTTCACCTTTTGCTTTGCATGTAGCTATTAATTGTACTgtaaaaacttttaatttttgtCACTGTGGCTTCTTCAAGTTTCATATAGTGTTTGTGTACACAGTTAACATCAGTATCTTCAAgtgcttaaaggagctatttgtaagttttgctattgcttacatagccaacgttagcattaacagctgtttaattaccagtctagaagaaatgttggaAGCTCCgtgtcaaacttcattcctttactcgccaagagctgtctccagtcgtggaaagcaacgccagtTGAcagttgttttgcttctatttctatcacttcttctactggttagcatgctaaccagctaaccctAGCCCAGTTGACCTGTCTCATCGCTTTCCtataccaagtcactgtagtgcccagtctgccctgaagaaggaGTGCTGCTTAGAGGGCATATGATAActtcttgtattgtaaacgcaATGACGCCTGAGGCTCTTGGAAGGCGActatcaccaccacccactcctgGCAAGCAATCATGCTcagcagcaaagaaaacttacaaatagcccctttaagttTACAGATATTTGTTAAATATTGGTGAATACATTATTCCATTCATATCTGTATTCTACAACtgtgcttgatttttttttttccatcatgtgATAACAGTCACCtttattgtgtatttgtgtagtTGTAGTCGTGATACTAAATATTAAGAATGTATAAAATGCAGCTGAACAGAGAGAGGGTAAAGTTGGGaggttttagtgttttatgttttcccCTGTCACTTTTCAGGCCTTTCCCCACAGCGTCCTACAACCCCTACCAAAGAGACAAGCTCTTGAGAAGAGCAGCTGGACCAGCTCTCTCCTCAGTCCCAGTTTTTTGCACTACCAACAGGCTCTGGCCAatgcacagctgcagcagcccaCTGCAGCATTTTATCCCACAGGTAATCTTTAAACTTGTTATGTATCCAAAGTTTAACTGGCACTTTATACAACTTTCCACTTAAAAGTAGTTAAATCACTTAACAACTTGGCAGCTGCCTGTGCTACAGAATGACACTGCTCATagaatgaaataattcaaatgaaatatctCTTAATCCTGATCCTAAAGAGTTTGACTgcagacctttttcacagcagacattttgaattgTCATAGTCAAAAAGCACAGTTGTTACTCATATTATTAACAATGCATCTGCTCTACAGTCACTCATCTACACAAAATATGTAGGATCAGATGCTTGGTGAATACTCACAGGGCAGCGCTTATTAGTGAACAGCTGTGGTTGACGAGGTAACATTAACTCACTTGCCTGGCTAATCAGTCACAATAGCCCAGAGACAGCTCTCTTCTGTTATTTACTTTCCCCTGAGATTTTGTTCACCATTACACACCATTTCATTGAATAAAATTTTACTAAATAGAGAAGTGAGCTCTTTGAACTAAGAAATGGACTAACAGTCAGTTAGCTAACTCATTAGTAAGCTAGTTTTGTTGCCAAAGGGACaaaaacttaacaaaaaaaacgtaTTTGTACTATTGACTCCTGTCTCTTAACTGTTTGCAAACCCTTCCCCTTTTGTGGAACATTTTTTACTCTGACAGAAGAGGTTAAGTAAAAGTGAATGGTGCAACACAGCTGCTGCTACCTGCTATGCCAAACAACaaatgtctgtaaaatgtctgctgtgaaataaGCTCTTTTTGCATTCTGAAATATTTCTTAGACAATACATGGAAGTGATCAGTTGCATTTCCAGCAAaattctcttctttcctgtgGCTTCTAGGAAAGTGGAAgtggaaaaatacaaatgtgttcAGTTTTTTAGCCTTAAATGTAGAGATGTGTCTCCTTGCCTTGCACTTACAAATAGCTGTAgtatgttactcagcttgactTAGCCAAAATGTAATTATCTGGGCTCACACCAGTTCTTATCGTTTTCACGTTTCAGTCACACTTAAATACACCTTCTCTTTCCATTTGATAATCACACAGGTTCTGTCTTCTGCATGACTCCTGCTAACAGCATTGGTAGGTGCCTTCCTTAATTTCTATACactatgtcataaaaaatggagaacacaggtgaaatgtaattactgtgtttgtttaagaCATTTTCGTTGTTACACCATAGGAAAGCAAAAGCTTGAATATGGTTCCAAATATTAGGAATCCACATTACATAACTTTTTCTCTAAAGATATTTTTAATCACCttacatatttatgtgtttgttttgatcacCAAGCCTTTTATATATACTTGCTTTTAACATTATTCCAAATAGCCAAAGCACAGTATACAAATATAAGCATTTTGGTGGATTTTGTTTGTAGAAGTGCCATGCATCATGGATTAGGAAATTTGATCAGCATCCCTGAGATTCACTTCAATGTTTTTTATACTCTTAAATGCTTTTTATAATTAAAGCTccttaaatataatttaaaaccACTTTTATTGTGTCTGCTACCGTTGCTGTACATGCTGTCTCTTTTGGGATGTCAAATTATTGACAGATTTCCTAATTTTATCTCTTATCAGCCGTCCTTTTGTGAACTCCCCTGCTGTCTCGCTTTGCTGTGTGATCGTATGCCATCTGCTGGTCTAACCTAATGATGGCTTGCTgctaatttcattttatatttgcttggcaagagagagtgagaaagagagagtgagaaagagagagagagagagaaaaacattgcTATGGTTACCATAATGCTCCACCTCCCTTTTCATTGCTTTCATGGTTCCCTTCCTGAAAAAGTCCCCATGATGTACAGTGCTACGCCTGCTACTGTCTCTGCAGCAACTACTCCCGCCACAAGTGTCCCCTacgcagcaacagcaacagccaatCAGGTTTGCTCCTTTTTAAAGCTTTCTGTCATAAATCCTTGAGCCCTGAGGAAGTGCTTCATCTTTAAATCAGGGGAGTTGCTTTGTCAGCGTAGAATTGCCCTGCTTGCATTGCCTATCATTAAGCTTCATTTACCTGTAGACCTTCAGTAGAACTACTAGGCTGCATCTCACCCCTTTCCCTTATGACAAACAACACTTGTACAGAGGTTTTCCATCTGCAAACAGTGGTTTTGCACATATTCTTTATTGcatgttttttgctttgtttggtgtcagtgtctgtttcaTTATTCAGTATTCAGTTCTAATGTTAAGGGAGGAATAAATTATTGCAACAAAATAGTAGTTGGTCTTCAAAAACAATATTATCCTCCTACTGGTGGATCCATTTGTGCACCTGAGCGTTACCTAAACCTCAGAGGAATTTGAAGACCATTATCACAAGCTTAAGATGTTCAGGTATTAATTCCATTTAGTCTTATCATTTTTGTATCCATTCAAACAGTAAAATTTGATGAGCAATTGATGATCTTTGTCATGTAACGAAACGCATTTGTCCCAAGTATATATTTATTGTGTGAAACTACTAAGTGACTGTCTTTTGCCTCTGAAACAGATCATCCTCAAGTAACCACCAGAAACAGGAGTCAGTgccatgttgctgctgttaagGGTCCCAAACAGCCGCTCTGTAAATACTCTGTTAACCCCACACAACACATACAAGCTGCATGCTAATAACATCACTGATGGAAAATGTGTAAACATTACTTttatctataaaaataaattacatagCTCAATTACTAGGATTATATGGTCTTAGAGAAATAACACAGAAGATTATTGTATGTACATGCCTTTGCACCTGAGTTAACATACATCCTCAGTAATGTGCAAAACATCCTGGTTTCTATTTCCAAAACCCAATTCTGACACGGTCTGAGGTGCATTTACCCTCTGAATGAGCGGAAATGCAGTCTGACTCAAATTCGCATATTGGAGCctcataaataaaaattaaccTTTCTGAATAAATTCAACCATGAAACAAGTGGAAATcagacagaaatgtattttactgACAATTGTAAGAGATCACGACACACCTAATCTGAgatcagttttcagtgtgtagACAGAACATGTTAATGCCATGTGTTAATTGGTCCTATATTATTATCAACATAATATTGAgcaacaaattattttttccttcttgaATGTCATATAAtctaaaaagttttttttcacattaatgaTTGTTTATCTAGTGCcggatttaattattttaagaTAACTCGTGAAAGCacttattttaactttaaactccacattgtaaaaatgtaacGTGACAGCAGGCTTATGGAAGTTCTGGGGTAGTCAATCTGGGTTCTTTGCCCTGTTATCCCCAGAAAACAGGATCAGAGCTCCACCTCCTGGTGTGCCTTTGCATTGCGTATACTGTGCATTATGTTTGTTGGCACAAAATTCTATTAAACCTATTTTCTACAGATACGTTCTCTCTTGAAGGTAGTAAAGCAACAGTGATTCAAACTGTTAATTTTCCCCTCTTCCTTTGGATTATTGGTCCAGGTGATGTTTGACTTGTTGATGTATCCATGTGGTGGTTTTCAATTCTGGGGCAGATTCACAAAGatagactttgactgtggcttagaTCAAACCTAtaatagtcagacttcagataaaCATCCAAATTCATCCATTTAACAAAGCTCTCTACTTCTTGTCTGTATGAATTAGGACTAATGTACTATTAACTCCGGGTGTATTTACAAACTTGAAAACATGGCTGACTGAGTAACTATATCAAACTgctcagcagaaaatgtttgccTGCTTAAAGAATTTGTCAGTTACAGGACATTTTACTGGAAATATTCAGTGAAGAGTATAACAATACAAAAACcttgtattattataaaatgtcaatGCAGTGCAGACCTGTAGCAGATCTGAGATGCTGTGGCTTTTAATGTGGCTAACTCATCAGTCAGACTCAGGATACTCTCTTGGGGCAAACAAAATGAAGATGTCCTCATTGCTGTATATTTTCAACAGATTACTGCAGTCACTAAAAACTCTTCTTCTTATCATTAAACAGTCCACAACATtattagcaaaccacaaattatgagccatatTTTTTCAGACATATTGTCTGATGAAAAACAACTACAGTGTAGAGTCTTATGTGAAGCAGAATTTGGCCAAAAGTCAAAGATCTCTGTACACACTTACCTTCAGGTACATTACCATTAGCTATTGAAAGAAGTAAAGTTCATGTCTGACAAATGTATCATCACTGCAATGGTATTGTTGGTGTCTTCGAAGTCATGTGGGCTGGGCACCGCATACATGTGCATGACACCAAATATAATTCACTAATTGGCCTAACACTACAAAGCAGTCTAAATTATCTTTGGGAAACCAGCCCCTGGTTCAACTTGAAGATACTGTATAGCAAACCACGTTTTTAGGAAGAGCCTCCACAGTCATTATAATGAACTCAATAAAAGGGTATTGGAATACTACTACTCATAACTAAAGTTCTTGTGATACTATAAAGTTCGAGTTGAGTAGTGTGTGCACTGCTAGTCTTGCTGTTACAGTCAGTTGTCAGTACTGTATTATTTGAATGTTACAAGTGCCTAAAGAATTGTGCATGCAATTACATCTAAGCATATTTAAAAGGCTTTGTGGGAAAAATCATTCAATTAAATCGACTCAACTCACATTTAGAAAGAAATGTTTAGCAATGCCATGTCAGTGCATTAGTATGTTGTGTTCGCCTGTTTAGATTTAGTCTTATAATTAATTTCCATTCATGTGACATTCACTCACATTTGTATGTACTATGTATAAGAATGAATATccagtttaattttatttcgTTTCACATTTAAGATGATAAAGTAGTTTCCGATGATGTCTCCTAATTAGTTAAATGCGCAGTAAAATACTATATGTAGTAAAATAGAATATAAGGAAATAGACTTTTTGGTGCAGTTGTGTATGATTGATACCACAATATGCAATTACCTGACTGTGTTTAAAACTTAGAGCAGGCAGAGTGGGCATTGTGTCTGgttaagtgaaaaacaaaactgatgttTAACATATGTAATGTTCTCTTGAACAtctttttatataaattttAGTTACctgttttgcagtgtgtgaaaacatcaaccttttcctttaatgtttctgtgtgtcttttcaaGTGACTggtatgtttttaaattgtgtgtgaTTAACTCAGACAATCCACCAAGAGATGTTGCAtttgttaacattttcattatgtattttcattgtgAAAATTTTTACACATTATTGGATGGAATATATGGAGTATACTTGGATATTTTACTTGTTTAACTTTAGCTACGAACACGTTTAAAGTTCTCAATATTCTCTTCTATTTTATGatgaatgtaatttattaaACTGACTTTAGCTCTGTTGGAGGTTCCTCAAAGGGCcttcatctgttgtttttagccTATGAAAAGCCGCCTGTGTCGAGGGATCATATGTTGGAGCAAAGAGAAGCTTAGAACATTTCATCCTTGCTACTGCCTTGTCAGCTGTAAGGGACAACAAACCTCTGTATGAGCAAGGCCATAGAATTGCTTTTTATGTACAAAAGTGCATTGTACAGCccacatttaacaaaaaagtaattaatgGTTTGCCATGttactgttttgatttgttGCTGAGGCAGCCTGAAGTTGCAGTGActaaaatttgtatttttgtaggTGATATAAATAGTTTTTCCTCCTCACAATAACACATTAGACTATACTTTCAGATATTTGACTTTATTACACCATGGTGAAAACACTAAGTGATAGAGTGCATAAAAATAGTGTTTTAATctgaattttgtgttttacatagTTTCCACTGCATGTCAACATCttgcaaaaaaatataatcCACCACACAGTGAGCTAAAATTTCAGAGGTCACTTGATGGTTCAGCGGCTGTATAaaacttaattatttttttgattatatGATTGCTTTCAAAGTTTAGGTTGCTATTAAATAGATGATACGTTTCCCTAATTTATTATACCTTCAAATAAAAGGCATATTTCTGAATGTTTGTTTCACCGTTTGGCAAAAAGCTTGAATGTCAAGAAAACGCCTGCACATGGAgcttgtttgacattttgattcaCCCAGTCAAAAACAAATGGACAGTAAGAATGTTtggtctgactgactgacggaAACATTTCTCTTAAGCACTTTCTCAAAGGTCAGTCGACTGAGAAGACATGCTTTTTGTGAACTTTGCCTTATCTTTGATCTAATCCTACGTTTGCATTTGTTCAGTAATTGTGAATTCAGTATCTAATAACTAAAACTAATTTCCCTCAATCGTTTTGTGAAATTGTTACAGCATGAATTTTTAGTTTACGGCCAAAATGACAGactgtaaaacaaactgaaacactaCCCTGAAAcgcatgatgatgatgagactGACTAACTTGTTATTATAAATGGTTATATTAAAATTACAAGACTTCTGATGAAGCTGTATCAGTGCCATTTGGTTCCATTCTGGTCTGAATATAAACTTtcccttttgctttttttttcttttgaaacgtgaaataattttatttgtgcataattaaacatttcatgTGGATAGTTTTGTTCCTGTAAATTCTAAATTGTGTAATATCtaatattgcaaataaataaatgtcaaataaatgccATTCTGTGagctctgttgttttattttgtaatgtacatttattttgtacttaTTTGGCACAAAAACTCAATctgaatcaaataaaataatttcacaaattaaataatttcgctaagtttttaaagtttaattatttCTACTAGAGGTAGGTCCAGCTTGATTGGTCGCATACCCATAAAAGACAAATCAGACAGGCagatcatgtttttctttttaaaatgctcCATACATTTGGATAAATGATCTATTTCAGGTAGTGTGCTGGGCAGtttcattttaagttttcatCAACTGAAAGTAAAATTTCCAGAGGGCAAACAGACGCAGTTAATGTCTGGGttatcaataaaaaatattcgGTTTCACGGTTAAGCAGTTTTTATCCAGCATTCTCACATTtggacagcagcaacaaaatgcagcgttaccatagcaacagcatCCGGCGCATTATCCTCCTCTTGGATACGCATCCTCGAGTCGCCTCTGTGATTGGACAAGCTCTCTTTGGATGTCACTGGGGCAACCGAATGATGGGAATTTTAACACATGAACGGAAATGTGGCCGCTGAATTTTAGTGGCTGCCTCCGTGCGTCCCCCATTCGGGCACAAGTGATGTGTATGGAGAGCGGAGGCAGCCATTGGACCGCTCGCACATCCGTCTGACGGAGGGAGGGATCcgtatgcttttttttaattttttttttttttttaccctctcaGTACGGGAGCCGAGCGGGGACCGGCTGGTTACGCAGCGGCCGTGGGTC
This genomic interval from Seriola aureovittata isolate HTS-2021-v1 ecotype China chromosome 11, ASM2101889v1, whole genome shotgun sequence contains the following:
- the LOC130177079 gene encoding muscleblind-like protein 2a isoform X4, with amino-acid sequence MYDLKPLDMALNISSVRDTKWLTLEVCRQFQRGNCSRRDEECKFAHPPKSCQVENGRVIACFDSLKGRCSRENCKYLHPPSHLKTQLEINGRNNLIQQKTAAAVLAQQMQLVIPGPSMQPVGLGTNTGLGYGSYMTPLSHGMSLVPSDILPSTQVLVPGSPPVTVQSSSSSSSSSSSSPSQKLQRTDKLEVCREFQRGNCSRGETDCRFAHPSDSPMIDTTDNTVTVCMDYIKSRCSREKCKYFHPPAHLQAKIKSSQQVNQTAITAQAAAAAMTQSTAKAMKRPLEATVDLAFPHSVLQPLPKRQALEKSSWTSSLLSPSFLHYQQALANAQLQQPTAAFYPTGSVFCMTPANSIATTPATSVPYAATATANQIILK